Within Agelaius phoeniceus isolate bAgePho1 chromosome 27, bAgePho1.hap1, whole genome shotgun sequence, the genomic segment AAGATCTCCAATCAAAAGTGGCTCAGTATGGTATTAATTCCTCAGaggtaatgcaattaatatGTGTAATTAATGCAGATATGCTTGCACCTTATGACATCATGCATCTTGCTACAATTCTATTCCAGCCAGTACAATACGGTGTATTTCAAGACACTCGGAGGCGAGTGGCTGAACGCACAGCTCTAACAAATATGCAGTTGCCTCAACACGACCCTCGTCATGCTGTGGGTTTTGatgccctgctgggcactgggccttttgccaatccagatttacaggcaaggTGGGATCCTTCGATTTCGGCGCAAGCTCAGCAAATTGGCATGAGTGCCTTAACTAAAACAATGGAAAGGGCAGCTCCAAAAGTGAAATATGTCACTATACAGCAAGGGATGAGAGaaccatttttgcaatttgcAGAAAAACTTGCTGCAGCTATTGAGAAACAGGTAGATGATGAAACTTTGCAAGACAAATTGTGCATACAAttggctaaagaaaatgcaaacccagactgcagaaagattattgaCACTTTACCTGGGGAACCCACCTTGTCTGAAATGGTTACTGCTTGCTCGAAAGTTGGTTCAGTCAAGCATAAAATGGCGGCTCTTGCTGCAGTGCTAAGACCTTCAGCAAAATGTTATAATTGTGGACAACAAGGGCACGTAAGGTCACAGTGTACCACAGTGTCAAATGTTGTCTCCGGAAAACAACATTTAAGCCAAGTGCAGGCAGCGATGCTCTGTGCAATTGCTGTGCTAAACTTGGGCACTATGCTAAACAGTGCAGGAGTAAATATCATGCAAGTGGTTCAGCTATTGCAGGGAAACCCAAAGAGGAGCATGAAGGGGCGTATGGGGAAACAAATACCCCAAGAACCACAACAGCAAATGCGggccttcccagcactgcaaagctgcCCATTTGTGAACAATACTCAGGGGCAACAAGCGGGTCCGCAGGGATTGATATACCCACGGCTGACACAGTAACCATTCTGACAAAAGAAATATGTAAAGTGCCCCTCGATGCCTATGGTCCAATAGGACGGGGATTGAGTGCGTTTTTGATAGGGAGATCAAGAACTACACTTAGAGGTATTCATGTGCATCTAGGGCTTATTGATGCTGATTATTTGGGACAGATTCATGCCATGGTATCCATCGATGACCCTCCTGTCACTATTCAGAAAGGAACCTGCATTGCTCAAATTGTACCTTTTGTGAGTTTTGTTCCAAATACAGTGGGCCGAAGTTGCGGCACAGGAAGTTTTGGATCAACAGGAGTACCCCAAGTGTTCTGGGCTGAGAAAGTATCAGAGAACCATCCAGAAAAGACATGCATCCTCACCACCAGTGGATGCATGTCCATCCAGGAACCATATCAGTAACAGGTTTGAttgacactggagcagatgtcacaatGCTCTCGTGACTTTGCTGGCCTCAGTCGTGGCCTCTCACTCATGCCAGTTTTGGACTCCTGGGGTTGGGTGGTGCTACAACAGGTGGCCTGTCAGCcattgtaattaatgtgaaacatcctgatggCCAACAAGCTAACATCAGACCCTATGTTGCCGATGCTCCTCAAAGTCTGTGGGGACGACATTGTTTATCTCAATGGGGTGTCAAAATTACTACGGATTTTTAACgggggccactgtgatgcaGGGCAATGAATGTCCAGTTGTGGCCCTGACATGGTTGACAGATAAACCTGCCTGGGTTGGACACTGGCCCCTTACTACTGAAAAGCTTACTGCCCTGCAAGAGTTAGTCACAGAACAATTGCAAGCAGGATATACTGAGGAATCATTCAGCCCCTGGAATACCCctgtttttataataaaaaagaaatcaggaaaatgGAGACTTTTACATTATTTATGGCAGATAAATGCTGTAATGGCAACAATGGGAGCTTTACTACCAGGCCTTCCTACACCTACAATGattccacaggaatggcaaatagttgtcattgatctgaaagattgtttcttcactattccattggctgagcaagacaaagaaaaatttgcTTTCACTGTGCCTTCCATAAACCATGCTGAATCCAATAAAAGATATCAACGGAAGTTACTTCCCCAAGGCAGGAAACATTCGCCAACTATTTGTCAATGGTTTGTGGCACAGGCCTTGTCAAAAGTGCAGGAGCAATTTAAAAACTGCTACTGttatcattacatggatgatatcTCGTTGGCATCTGATAACAGTTATTAGCTCTTAAACAATGTGCTGTGACAAATTTGAAAGCTTTTGGTCTGATCATGGCCCCAGAGAAAGTGCAGGAACACATGCCTTGGAATTATCTAGGTATGTTGGTGACCAACACTCAAGTTATGCCTCAACCTGTGAAGTTAGACATTGATGTTAAAACTGCTACTGATGTACAGAAATTGGTTGGTTTAATAGGTTGGATTCAATCATATTTAGGCATAACTAATCATCAGATGCAACCATTGTTTGATTTGCTTTCAGGCACCACCTTCTCTACTGATGAGAGGCAATTGACCCCAGCAGCAAAGACCCTAGAAGAAATTGAATTAGCCTTAGCACACAAATTTGTTAACAGAATAGATACCTATGTTGGTGTTCAAGTGTTTATTTTGAAGGACCATGAAATACCATGTGGAATACTGTGTTAGTGGAGTGATAACTGGGAAGATCAACTGCATATTCTGgaatggatatttttatctttattgaAAGATAACAAAAAAATATAACCTCTTGCTGCTCTAAAAGAGAGACAAACTCACAAAGTCTCTCtgtgggctgtagctcagctcactcagtcccttatcagtccctccagtgctggaaatgccgcggcccaggcccggcctggtgggccacaggtgtgagctgcccctgctcttctggtgttcaggccagagcaggtttaaacaggtccaaagaaaaggggaaaaaaccccacagttcagggaacttctctggttcagctagctaaaactaactaaaagcaaaggagagctctgtcccgctgtctgtccatctgcagacaacacagtcccagagcaggaatgtggaggagcgagtgcagtttctgaaaacaaactccgcacttcttctctccccccttcactctcaggACAAGTCTTACAGGtacaaaacttattattcagcataaacagaacaaactggggatacaagcatcatatagtcaacccagaATATACCTCAGGGACCATTCAGTACTCCTTGATGTCACCAGAAGATAGGATTGAATGCAAAAGATTTTATGGGGTTGAAAGTTGACAAATCGGCTCTCCCCAAGGAATCCCCATTGTAGGCCTGCGTCCTGATGGATGTTCCTGCCTCTGGGTTTATCTAGCTGCCCACAGGGAATCAGGAAGAAGTGGAGCCCCCCAGCCAGATGCCTTCTACTTGGATCACCAGGACCacggatcaccagggctctccccaacgggggtcactggggatcatccgaTGCAGATCCTCTCatggaggatggagctggagcagtgcacaaagctcttcccacactcggggcactcaCAGGGATTCCCTTAGTGGcgcctccgttggtgtcgggTCAAAGCTGAGCTTGATGAGAATCtcatcccacactccccacactcgtagggcctctccccggtgtggatgcgccggtgcagggtgagggtggagttttgcttgaagcccttcccacagtcggggcagcggaagggcctctcctcggTGTGACTCCGCTCATGTTTGAGAAGATCGGAGCtcctgtgaaacctcttcccacattggggacacttgtagggcttctccccagaGTGAACACGCTGGTGGTGTTTTCTCAGGTCAAAGTGCCACCCatagctcttcccacattccaagcaggtgtagggccgttccccagtgtggatgacCTGGTGGCGGATCAGGGCCGAGCTTCCTCTGAAGCtcctcccacattccccacacttgtagggcttttccccagtgtggatcttcTGGTGTTCCGTCAGCTGGCACTTgatgctgaagctcttcccacactccccacactcatagggtttttccccagtgtggatcctctcaTGTTTCCTCAGGCCAGAGCTGCatctaaagctcttcccacattccacacactcatagggctttcccccagtgtggatcctctggtgttgCATCAGGTTCCCCTTCTGGcagaagctcatcccacattccccacactcataaGGCCGGtctccagtgtggatcatcttgTGTTGCATCAGCTGGCccctctgcctgaagctcttcccacattccccacactcaaagggcttttccccagtgtggatcctctggtgttggatcaggctggagctctggctgaagctcttcccacactcctcacactcatagggcctctccccagtgtggatgacCTGGTGCCgcctcaggctggagctccagctgaaacgcttcccacattcctcacactcatagggctgctccccagtgtggatcacctGGTGCTGGGTCAGGCCCAAGCTCCGACTaaaacccttcccacattccaagcacttgtggggcttctccctgccatgaggcttctccaccagctctgagctctggctggatctccggccgccttcctgGCTCAAGggggctctttcctccctgcagctccctgggctgggtttgcagcccctcctcgtgcggaatctccagggcttttcctcctcctccatccagacACTCCCTGGGAAtgaaaaatcctggtttggagaaaaaaacaagatgaGAGTCCCTTGGACTGGGAGTTCCTCCTTGCCCAAGTTCATCTCATTAAGTCATTGGGCATCTTGTGTCTCTAAGAACCTCCAATACATCACAATTCAGCACAAAAGTCCTCCAAACATCAAGACACAGATCAAAAACTTGCCAAACATCAAGATCCAGCAAAACCCCCCTCCAAATATAAAGATTCAgcccccacaaaaaaacaaagcaccaaCAATTAGCCCAATAAAGCtcagaaacaccaagattcacCCCCGGGAAAACCGTGGATCCCAATCCCCAGTCACCTGCTGCATGTGGGGGGGGGCAacgctcctggggctggggtagGAGGCTGCAGATACAGGGAGAGGTGGAACCTTGTGCTgcttcctcttcctgttcctcctcctgtgtccctattcttcctcacactcctcttcctcctgctattcctctttctcttgcacaatcccaccttctcctcccacGTGCTTCATTTGACCATTTTGTTCCTCAaccctgcttctccttcctttctcctcctgccccaggcccagcacccGCTGCCGGCTCCCTCTtgcccccaaacccacagcatcccacggcaggggcagggatggagctggggcaggtcgggctggggcagcactgggctctcggccgctcccgcccgcactcggtccccactgcagccgctcccgccaGGACAGCGCGGGGGGGCCCGGCCTTGGCGCTGCCCCACTCCCACCTCCCCAAATTCCGCTCGAGGGGGGCGCTGGGGCCGAGGGGGGGCGGGGCGCAGGTGGGGAACGCTGGGAGCTGCGGGTCTGCCTGGCAACTGCTGAGTCATCAGAGCCGCGTGCTCTGATTGGCTGAGCGCTGcctgagggctggggctgcagcaaggGGGGGACACACAGCTCCAGGGGGGATGTCCCACAAACGGGGAAACCCccatgaaaggaagaggaaagtgTCTTTACAAACAGATGCTGTGAATCTGATTAAAGATAGGGCCAGGGACTTGGACACAAGAAAGTGACAGGAGAAGCCATCAGTTTCAGAAAATGTTCTTAATTGATGACACAGACTGCTGCTCAGCCAAGGTCCTGCCAAATTCATGAACTTCGAGAAGAACAAAGACTTCACAGAGTCATGAATATCGTTCGCTATTTAAAAGTGGGAGCATATCAAGGGGGTATGTGGTAGGTGGATTGGGAAGTCTGTACTTCTCAAGCACTACAGCCAAtgcagaaagggaaagggagatgTGGCCAGGAAAATTAGGATGAAAAGGCAGCTGTGTCCTCCAAGAACTGGACAGACCCCGTGGGAAATGTCTCATGgccattcccatttttttagGAATGTAATTACTtttacaggactcctctgtctgctttgtggACAGAATCTCTGAAGATGTCAATTTTTCCACACACCTTGGGACTCGTCTGGAATTCTATCCACCGTCTGGGGCAGCGGGCAGTGAGTGCAGCTGAAGGTGCCTCACCCAGTTCGGGTGATCGGCCCCCTTGGGGGCGGCAGCACCGGGGACTGATTGGGTACCTGAGAGTGACCAGGAGACAGACGAGTGACACATCAGGGGGGGCTGTGAAGAGtcagcagggagagagcacTGAAAATCTCATCAGTGAGTGCACTGGGATCTTTGGGGAGTGAGCACGGCAGGGCACCCATGGAGGCTAGAAAAGGGAAAGCCAGGAAGGGGTCCTGTGCCAAAGGGATGATGATCCCAAAATATCTCTGAAGGGTCCCTTGGGAGAAGGTTGAGGGAGTTTGCACATTCACCCAGAGGTAATTAAGAACTTGGACACCCAGGGGGGCAATAAGAGAAGTGGAGAAAGGATTGAGACAACAGGGCATGGATGGTGTTGGTGTGCTGCAAAGGGactgggtgagggggagtgtgcAGCAATATGCTTAAGGCAAAAAGCTGCAGAAGGAATCtttgtgggaaggaaaaggatgatggaaagagaaggaagagaaaaatactgaggACTGGGATGTTTTTCAGCAGGGTCTTATCCTCAACATTTGCCAGCTGATCATTTGTATCCCCGgtttccaggagaggaaaacaaggaggtCAGGGTTTCAGGGGGTTTCTCTGTGGGGGGCAGCGGCAGCACCGGGCGCAGAGGTGCGGGACCGGGAGCACGGgctgggggcctggggggagctgcggggccgggccggggctgtggggcagccggggctcagcgccgggcgctgcctgaccccaccagccccgggcagggccggcagtgGCCCCCGGCCCCCAGGAGGCTGCGGGACGCCCcggccgctgcccggccccgtggagctgccggccctgcccgccggggGGCGCCTTTGGACACTGCGGCAGGACAGGGACCGGCTCTGGGAtacgggctggggagggcaccctgagcacagggacgaGGAGCAAGGAACATCTGGGAAATGTGGATTATACATTTTAGCATGGAGAttgtcttttaaggattttGTTAGGGTTACTGGAGATACAAATGATTTTACAGTAAGCTCAGCAGCTTTCAGAGGAtgagcacccacaggcactgaggggggctgcaggaggggcagaagaaggccctgcagcacttgggcacaaaggcccagcaggtgaatgcaagaagggagcagcaaaaggccaagctgaaggcaaaggccagggcagagttcctacagcccctgagggatcagccccagggcccaagggggccccagcacccagggcacgggctcggccacaagcacccggcagaggcattgccctcctcggcaggggacagcccacccaaacagcccctggcaaggaatcagggctccagctgcagggcacaaggacactgcaagcacagacagcagcaccctcaggaccagcaagtccaccccttgatggacatggattggcagggctgtcacagctcccatcacaccagggaccctccacactggagcccttgagaacattcagctcggtctgcattgagaggaggcattttcTGATGGACACAGGAGCCTCTCAATGCACTCTGAATCTTCGACCCAAAAAAGTCTTGGATTATTCATGAGATAAGTGGGAAAGATGTATGGTTTTATTCAACCACTGTTAGCACTTGTGGGAGATGGGTTTGAAATGCATGAATTTTTATTTGCTCCTAATTGTTATCATGATTTACTGGGAAGGGATTGGATCTCTAAACTCAGAACacaaattaatattataaaaggtgatacagagaccagttctgttgtacctctgtgtcaaatgTCTGGCcaggcctatgctgaagtgaacccagaagtgtgggcagccccagggaaagagggaaaattagatatggagcctctacaaattaCTTcaaagcaaccaggacaagcaataccctgttccaggggagggaaggaaaggctcacagcctggtattgagtccctgtagaaggcagggcttttggagccaGGGGTGTCTCCCTGTAACACTCCTATCCtgccagtcaacaaactggatgtatggacaggaggaggaaacacagaattttcaagtgttaaaatgaAGATGAAGTGAGGCCGCTGCCCTGGCCCTTCCAGACAGGgtaaaagaatttgaattataggtggaTGTTAAACAGGGActtgccaaaggaattcttgtgctaaaatgtttaacccagtggccagagagcagcctcattgtctgcagaattctgcagccacagctttcatgggagctgaggctgaaaactgatgacaacaggaggatctcctagagttcaagtctggcagcaagttaaagctttgacaaccaaaagagcctctaaatggatgagcagggctcggttattacagtatgaaacttgttcaatggcacaggaggattcagaactgaggacagggcaagggtttaacccagcctcctgtttgaacagcctggagaggggctggcaaggaacccaggactgcactcaagggacagagctccagacccaggctgggagagattgatgggacattccctggcctgagggacaaaatgtgtttgtggatggctctgcaagggcagcaggagggaaaagagctacaagacaggctgttattaaggaaggggaatcagacaaagcgccggtcaccgccccatgctcagctcaacccaaggagctctgggtgcttctaagagcctggcactgaaatgccctcagcaggaaggcttcaatatcttctgctgacaccatggcacctaacaggggggcaaaagcaattctgactgcttcagacACCACTGGATCAGAGATCAAGGTAGATTCTCccacaggaagctgggctggcacagagcctgccctggcacttTGCTggtgccaacacccagccaggacatcggctcctgcctaaggagtgcaaagcagcaccactggtggccaaggggcccatgccaagtgtccctgaggccagaaacagccgccagcacagctgaacacggggggacccctcagcctggcctcaggggctctgaagccccggagatttgcacttcccgcctgcagcaggaccatggcagccgcccctgagcctgccctgaaggcaacgcagcagcagccagggctccacagcgggccaagcccctgggcctgcccacagatcctctgctcaaaccctcggaaatcctggccaccctcctctggcacctccagccactgcggccaagcctcgctgccactgctgcagcttcagcgctggctgggcctgcactgccacagctgctggggagcaccacggcacaattccaccctggggctcactcacacccacactctgggctgcctgcgactgcattgctgcaaaatgtaccGATTTtggttcttttaaatcttctttcTCTAATCAGGCTTGGTTTGTCTTTgccttggggaaaggaattttaaaggttttatttaagggcTGTTACAGCACTCAATGGAGATGAGTTCAACATCTccacagactgggaatagcccaaaagacacccacagagataacgaccagcaacaaaacatcaacgcccagcagcaaacagcaaccaacagctaccccagacactgcccccggcacagctggagacacctggtctggaaaaggctgagaaggaaatccaggagtgtggaccgaattcacagcagaggggaagaaatccggATCCAACAGGAAACCAAATACTAAAAACCTACACAACatggaagcaatgaacattaaacCAGGggatttagattggttcagactacataaagtttaggaaaaatccaGTAAAACTCACATGCCATGGAATGATTTTCTCTGCACAGCCAGGGTATttgtgaaagaaattatttctgttgcacatcctggccagaaccaagcAATGCCTTGACTCTCTAACACTCaagagattcttggagagtttttgctttccctgcagcttCAGTGACACAATTACAACATGAGaaaaatttttcataaaactcACACTTTATATTTTCAGGTGGGTTTGGGACAGAATTGTGAGAATCAGTTTTTGGTCTGGGTTCTTCCATGTTCGCCTTTATgctgcatgtgaaaaatgcatgtattttatgattggcttttcgcaaatattaaaatgaatattatatgtgttgttttagaaagtaatgctgtattagttttcttaagtactgtgttaaatatagttttagattataaaaattgtttaaatagaaacgatgctatgcaggatacttttttaaaaagaaaggactcacagcgagatagcagccacaggacacctaaatctttcagagaagaatttattgccctcttatcagaagaaaccaacttcttcccacctcgaaggcgctgttaggatttggaggaagaaatgAAGATTTGGaggatgaccagacagaatcctgtatttgaatgg encodes:
- the LOC143695929 gene encoding uncharacterized protein LOC143695929; its protein translation is MEEEEKPWRFRTRRGCKPSPGSCREERAPLSQEGGRRSSQSSELVEKPHGREKPHKCLECGKGFSRSLGLTQHQVIHTGEQPYECEECGKRFSWSSSLRRHQVIHTGERPYECEECGKSFSQSSSLIQHQRIHTGEKPFECGECGKSFRQRGQLMQHKMIHTGDRPYECGECGMSFCQKGNLMQHQRIHTGGKPYECVECGKSFRCSSGLRKHERIHTGEKPYECGECGKSFSIKCQLTEHQKIHTGEKPYKCGECGRSFRGSSALIRHQVIHTGERPYTCLECGKSYGWHFDLRKHHQRVHSGEKPYKCPQCGKRFHRSSDLLKHERSHTEERPFRCPDCGKGFKQNSTLTLHRRIHTGERPYECGECGMRFSSSSALTRHQRRRH